One Halosegnis longus DNA window includes the following coding sequences:
- a CDS encoding twin-arginine translocase TatA/TatE family subunit encodes MFETLVPAQFGIPAGPELLIILGIAVLLFGANKIPKLARSTGEAMGEFQKGREEVEQELQEMRESGASEEEIEETREEYAEDEDVEFEESTDKN; translated from the coding sequence ATGTTCGAGACACTTGTTCCAGCACAGTTCGGGATTCCTGCCGGTCCGGAGCTGCTCATCATCCTCGGTATCGCGGTGCTCCTGTTCGGTGCAAACAAGATTCCGAAGCTCGCCCGCTCGACGGGTGAGGCGATGGGAGAGTTCCAGAAGGGCCGCGAGGAGGTCGAACAGGAGCTACAGGAGATGCGAGAAAGCGGCGCGAGCGAGGAGGAAATCGAGGAGACGCGCGAGGAGTACGCCGAGGACGAAGACGTGGAGTTCGAGGAGTCGACGGACAAGAACTGA
- a CDS encoding ubiquitin-like small modifier protein 1: MQITCELHGTVREAYGAKTATVALDSGATVGDLLNTLDGGNERVAPLVRNGDGGIRPHIAVHVNGESVAAGEGAATTLAGGDEVTILPSVSGGKPTLPFEMETVRLGNAAFEGLNNCYVLGLEDDAELTLVDTGFPTDETRSELDRGLADIGIDFADIDRILLTHWHGDHAGLAAEIQAASGCSVHVHVDDAPLVDGSEATQDMDDPAFRDTLTKWGMPPQKQTDLAEFLDANAAAYTRPTVETFTDGDRFDLGSVELEAVHLPGHTVGLCGFAFDGHDGRELFSGDALLPYYTPNVGGADVRVTEPLAAYLDTLVRIIDGEYERAWPGHRGAIVDPTGRAADIIDHHRERTERVVDVLADGPATPWEVSAELFGSLHAIHILHGPGEAFAHLNHLEDAGLAARDGRAYELTTTNPATTELFPTVADRLRPGYEPVH, from the coding sequence ATGCAGATTACGTGCGAGCTTCACGGCACCGTCCGAGAGGCCTACGGGGCCAAGACCGCGACGGTCGCGCTCGATTCCGGGGCGACGGTCGGAGACCTGTTGAACACACTCGACGGCGGAAACGAGCGGGTCGCCCCGCTCGTTCGCAACGGCGACGGCGGGATTCGCCCCCACATCGCCGTCCACGTCAACGGCGAGAGCGTCGCCGCGGGCGAGGGCGCGGCGACCACGCTCGCCGGCGGCGACGAGGTGACGATTCTACCGTCCGTCTCCGGTGGGAAGCCGACGCTCCCCTTCGAGATGGAGACGGTTCGACTCGGGAACGCCGCCTTCGAGGGGTTGAACAACTGCTACGTGCTCGGACTGGAGGACGACGCCGAACTCACGCTCGTCGACACCGGCTTCCCGACCGACGAGACGCGCAGCGAACTCGACCGCGGACTCGCCGACATCGGCATCGACTTTGCTGATATCGACCGGATTCTCCTCACCCACTGGCACGGCGACCACGCCGGACTCGCCGCCGAGATTCAGGCGGCGAGCGGCTGTTCGGTCCACGTCCACGTCGACGACGCGCCGCTCGTCGACGGCTCGGAGGCGACACAGGACATGGACGACCCGGCCTTTCGTGACACGCTCACCAAGTGGGGGATGCCGCCACAGAAGCAGACGGATCTGGCGGAGTTCCTCGACGCGAACGCGGCGGCCTACACCCGGCCGACGGTCGAGACGTTCACCGACGGCGACCGGTTCGATCTCGGGAGCGTCGAACTCGAAGCCGTCCACCTCCCGGGCCACACCGTCGGTCTCTGCGGCTTCGCCTTCGACGGCCACGACGGGAGAGAGCTATTTTCCGGCGATGCACTGCTTCCCTACTACACCCCGAACGTCGGCGGAGCCGACGTGCGCGTCACCGAACCACTCGCGGCGTATCTCGACACGCTCGTCCGCATCATCGACGGCGAGTACGAGCGAGCGTGGCCCGGTCACCGCGGGGCCATCGTCGACCCGACCGGCCGCGCAGCCGACATCATCGACCACCACCGCGAGCGAACCGAGCGGGTGGTCGACGTGCTCGCCGACGGTCCCGCGACGCCGTGGGAGGTGTCGGCCGAACTGTTCGGATCGCTCCACGCGATTCACATCCTCCACGGGCCGGGCGAGGCGTTCGCCCACCTGAACCACCTCGAAGACGCCGGCCTCGCGGCGCGTGACGGCCGAGCGTACGAACTCACGACGACGAATCCGGCGACTACAGAGTTGTTCCCGACGGTCGCCGACCGACTCCGCCCGGGCTACGAGCCCGTTCACTGA
- a CDS encoding HD domain-containing protein codes for MSRLDDDTPRYDPAAAHAFPDERLNDVLEAVADDEEIQAYLDAQNVNPVQRKGYNDHGAKHIEIVRDRALCLYDLLKKHDVEFNGARQQGLDEADEPVIVALAATLHDIGHVVHRDDHPYYSIPLAADILERLLPDFYDTTERVKVTGEILHAILCHHTEETPLTLEAGVVRVADALDMERGRSRIPYERGGRGINTLSSQAIEGVSLTSDDGHVVVEIEMTNAAGVYQVDELLTAKLRDSGLESHVRVVAINTHSGDGDEQLVERIEL; via the coding sequence GTGAGCCGACTCGACGACGACACACCGCGATACGACCCGGCTGCCGCCCACGCCTTCCCCGACGAGCGACTGAACGACGTGCTCGAAGCCGTCGCCGACGACGAGGAGATACAGGCGTATCTCGACGCACAGAACGTCAACCCGGTCCAACGGAAAGGGTACAACGACCACGGCGCGAAACACATCGAAATCGTCCGCGACCGCGCGCTGTGTCTGTATGACCTGCTCAAGAAGCACGACGTGGAGTTCAACGGCGCACGCCAACAGGGACTCGACGAGGCCGACGAGCCGGTCATCGTCGCGCTGGCGGCGACGCTCCACGATATCGGCCACGTCGTCCACCGCGACGACCACCCCTACTACTCCATTCCGCTCGCGGCGGATATCCTCGAACGACTCCTCCCCGACTTCTACGACACCACAGAGCGCGTGAAGGTGACCGGCGAAATCCTCCACGCCATCCTCTGTCACCACACCGAGGAGACGCCGCTCACCCTCGAAGCCGGCGTCGTCCGCGTGGCGGACGCACTCGACATGGAGCGGGGCCGCTCTCGGATTCCGTACGAGCGCGGCGGTCGCGGGATCAACACGCTCTCCTCGCAGGCGATTGAGGGCGTCTCGCTGACGAGCGACGACGGCCACGTCGTCGTCGAAATCGAGATGACGAACGCCGCCGGCGTCTACCAGGTGGACGAGCTATTGACGGCGAAGCTGCGCGACTCGGGACTGGAGTCACACGTCCGCGTCGTCGCCATCAACACCCACAGCGGGGACGGCGACGAGCAGTTGGTCGAGCGCATCGAGCTGTGA
- a CDS encoding RAD55 family ATPase: protein MSYDVSGFGEVTFSEGTSVLVSGDASQARERVYDAVAEGLADGEAAVFISTNKSPRRILDALGERIDIPAERFAIVDVSGDGDDGEIDGVSVRAVGSPGDLTGLSLAFAKQLQLLEERGAATEARVVIDSVSTLLMYADVQTVFRFLHVFTSRLDSAGLFGIFTLQPGMHDEQETNTIRTLFDSEATIEEDDIALRGSGYS, encoded by the coding sequence GACGAGCGTGCTCGTCTCGGGCGACGCGTCGCAGGCGCGCGAGCGGGTCTACGACGCCGTCGCCGAGGGACTCGCCGACGGTGAGGCGGCCGTGTTCATCAGCACGAACAAGTCGCCCCGCCGCATCCTGGACGCGCTGGGCGAACGCATCGACATCCCGGCCGAACGGTTCGCCATCGTCGACGTGTCCGGCGACGGCGACGACGGCGAAATCGACGGCGTCTCGGTGCGTGCGGTCGGCTCGCCGGGCGACCTGACCGGCTTGAGCCTCGCCTTCGCCAAGCAGCTCCAGCTGCTCGAAGAGCGGGGGGCGGCGACGGAGGCGCGTGTCGTCATCGACTCCGTCTCCACGCTGTTGATGTACGCCGACGTGCAGACGGTGTTCCGGTTCCTCCACGTGTTCACGAGCCGGCTCGACTCCGCTGGCCTGTTCGGCATCTTCACGCTCCAGCCGGGGATGCACGACGAGCAGGAGACGAACACGATTCGCACGCTGTTCGACAGCGAGGCCACCATCGAGGAAGATGACATCGCGTTGCGCGGCAGCGGCTACAGCTAA
- a CDS encoding MFS transporter yields MSGTAFARAQAYSTVAIALALYAGIFDVSSTVEGLFGTAFALVQLIIVLPLGRAIDTGNAKRWLLFGLGLNVVVFFGFMAISNVAGVIVMRVFQGIAASILWLTGSTVIGEISGEDEQGLWLGTYNQVGAFSSLFGDLVGGAILAVFGFTAAYSVLAGVTLAAGTLVYFVLRDNPGGKKDPEEATGRETLESLLSLPTVRALVGFRFGLSFGKMAVITFLPIYAHTEFGMNPFIVGGLLAGGKLTKALTQGYVGDLTDRWGNKHLFIATGAVLYAVGALLIPLAGVARGTIPGVTLTLPDIPNAPAGAIDLPPAFFVLSGAYMVCGIADSIRLPASMAMFVEEGEKFDAVGGAFSLRSVAWKVGQVVGPVTVGYVWDATSVGVAFGLAAILIVAATGVFLVVYETPTPGPEPTVGD; encoded by the coding sequence ATGTCGGGGACCGCCTTCGCCCGCGCGCAGGCGTACTCGACGGTCGCCATCGCGCTCGCCCTGTACGCCGGTATCTTCGACGTTAGCTCGACGGTCGAGGGGCTGTTCGGGACGGCGTTTGCACTCGTCCAGCTCATCATCGTCTTACCGCTCGGCCGCGCCATCGACACCGGCAACGCAAAGCGGTGGCTGCTGTTCGGACTCGGGCTGAACGTCGTCGTCTTCTTCGGCTTCATGGCCATCTCGAACGTGGCCGGCGTCATCGTGATGCGCGTTTTCCAGGGTATCGCGGCGAGCATCCTCTGGCTCACCGGCTCGACGGTCATCGGTGAAATCTCCGGCGAGGACGAACAGGGGCTGTGGCTCGGCACCTACAATCAGGTCGGAGCCTTCTCCTCGCTCTTTGGCGACCTCGTCGGCGGGGCGATACTCGCCGTCTTCGGGTTCACCGCCGCCTACAGCGTGCTCGCCGGCGTTACCCTCGCGGCCGGCACGCTGGTCTACTTCGTCCTGCGCGACAACCCCGGCGGGAAGAAAGACCCCGAGGAAGCCACCGGCCGCGAGACGCTTGAATCGCTGCTCTCCCTGCCGACCGTGCGCGCGCTCGTCGGCTTCCGGTTCGGACTCTCCTTCGGGAAGATGGCCGTCATCACGTTCCTCCCCATCTACGCGCACACGGAGTTCGGGATGAACCCCTTCATCGTCGGGGGCCTCCTCGCCGGCGGCAAGCTGACGAAGGCGCTCACGCAGGGGTACGTCGGCGACCTCACCGACCGGTGGGGGAACAAACACCTGTTCATCGCGACGGGCGCGGTGTTGTACGCCGTCGGCGCGCTCTTGATTCCGCTCGCCGGTGTTGCGCGCGGCACGATTCCCGGCGTGACCCTCACGCTCCCCGACATCCCGAACGCGCCCGCGGGGGCCATCGACCTCCCGCCGGCGTTCTTCGTTCTCTCGGGAGCCTACATGGTGTGTGGCATCGCGGACTCGATTCGGCTCCCCGCGAGCATGGCGATGTTCGTCGAGGAGGGCGAGAAGTTCGACGCCGTCGGGGGAGCCTTCTCGCTGCGCTCGGTGGCGTGGAAGGTCGGCCAGGTCGTCGGACCGGTGACGGTCGGATACGTCTGGGACGCAACGAGCGTCGGCGTCGCCTTCGGACTTGCGGCGATCCTCATCGTCGCCGCGACGGGGGTGTTCCTGGTCGTGTACGAGACACCGACACCGGGGCCGGAACCGACCGTCGGCGATTAG
- a CDS encoding haloalkane dehalogenase has product MALHDASGDDIGPFEEYDYPVERVSVGDPEMAYVDVGEGEETFLCLHGEPTWGYLYRKLIPGLSERGRVVVPDAIGFGRSDKYTDREEYSFRMHYDAFERFITDLDLQNITLVCQDWGGILGLTLAANNPERFARLVPMNTGIPTGTQEMPDAWEEFRDFVERTDDLPLDMLIQNATVTELSDETLAAYEAPYPTPELKAGARAWPDMVPRKNGGDGAEMTRAAAERLGEWEKPAFVLFSDSDPITHDNRDSLREHLPTASDQPDVWIEGGGHFLQEDAGEEIAEQIVAFVDRT; this is encoded by the coding sequence ATGGCGTTACACGACGCGAGCGGCGACGACATCGGCCCGTTCGAGGAGTACGACTACCCGGTCGAGCGCGTCTCGGTCGGCGACCCGGAGATGGCGTACGTCGACGTCGGCGAGGGCGAGGAGACCTTCCTGTGTCTCCACGGCGAGCCGACGTGGGGGTATCTCTACCGGAAGCTGATTCCCGGGCTGTCCGAGCGGGGCCGGGTCGTCGTCCCCGACGCAATCGGCTTCGGTCGCTCGGACAAGTACACCGACCGCGAGGAGTACAGCTTCCGGATGCATTACGACGCTTTCGAGCGGTTCATCACCGACCTCGACCTCCAGAACATCACCCTCGTGTGTCAGGACTGGGGCGGGATTCTCGGGCTGACGCTCGCCGCGAACAATCCGGAGCGGTTCGCCCGACTCGTCCCGATGAACACGGGGATACCCACCGGCACACAGGAGATGCCCGACGCGTGGGAGGAGTTCCGCGACTTCGTGGAGCGAACCGACGACCTCCCGCTGGACATGCTCATCCAGAACGCGACGGTAACCGAACTCAGCGACGAGACGCTCGCCGCCTACGAGGCCCCGTACCCGACGCCGGAACTGAAAGCCGGCGCGCGGGCGTGGCCTGACATGGTGCCGCGCAAGAACGGCGGCGACGGCGCGGAGATGACGCGTGCAGCGGCCGAACGACTCGGCGAGTGGGAGAAGCCGGCGTTCGTGCTCTTTTCCGACAGCGACCCGATTACCCACGACAACCGCGACTCGCTGCGCGAGCATCTCCCCACCGCGAGCGACCAGCCCGACGTGTGGATCGAGGGCGGTGGTCACTTCCTGCAGGAGGACGCCGGCGAGGAAATCGCAGAACAGATTGTCGCGTTCGTCGACAGAACCTAA
- a CDS encoding twin-arginine translocase TatA/TatE family subunit: MFETLVPAQFGIPAGPELLIVLAVAVLLFGANKIPKLARSSGEAMGEFQKGRADIQQELDEVRADGDESATETAD; encoded by the coding sequence ATGTTCGAGACACTTGTTCCAGCACAGTTCGGCATCCCCGCCGGCCCGGAACTGCTCATCGTCCTCGCCGTCGCCGTGCTCCTGTTTGGCGCGAACAAGATTCCGAAGCTCGCCCGCTCGTCGGGCGAGGCGATGGGTGAGTTCCAGAAGGGCCGTGCGGATATCCAACAGGAACTCGACGAGGTGCGCGCCGACGGCGACGAGTCAGCGACCGAGACCGCAGACTGA